GAGCGGGGTCAAACTCATAAGTTCCTCCGTGGGCCGAACAAGGCGGTTCCCAAGCGGATCTCCGTGGCGCCTTCTTCAATGGCTATTTCATAGTCGCCGGACATGCCCATCGAGAGGGCGGTCCAGTTCGGCGGGTTCAGTTTTGCGCGCACGTCCTCGAAGGTGGCGCGCAGCAAGCGGAAACTGCGGCGGATGGCCTCTCCTTCGGTAAGATTGGGTCCGATGGTCATGAGGCCAGCGATATCCAAGTGATCGAAGGGGAGCATCCGTTCAACCCGTTCGATGGCCTTTTCTGGGGAGATGCCGTACTTTTGAGGCTCGCCGCTGGTGTTGACTTCAATCAAAATCCGCAGCTTTTTGCCCATTTGTGCGGCGTCGCGCTCGATGAGTTCTGCCAGCTCCAGACTGTCCACACTGTCGATGGTTGCGGCAATCTGCACCGCTTTGCGTACCTTATTGGACTGAAGATGACCGATGAGATGAACAACCAGTGGAGGGGACTCCCGGAGGAGTTCACCATCTCCAAATTTATCAACAAGTTCCTGAACGCGATTTTCGCCAATATGTGCAAGACCTAAGGCACATGCTTTGCGTATTGTCTCGGCAGGGAAGAACTTTGTGACGGCGATGAGAGTAATCGCAGAAGGCTCCCGGTCGGATCGATGGCACGCCGCGTCGATACGCGATTGCGCATCGGCCAGATGGCGGGCAAGAATAGGATCGTGAATCTCCGGTGCGGTCATAATGGGTTCCTGAACGAAGCAAGAAATATAAGACTATCCTCCCACAACTGCAAGGTTTTGCAGTTTGGGAAGAGGTTCACAAACTTTCAATCCGGGGAAAGAATCCACAAAAATTTGCACCTCAGATAGATCAAGGACTTGACAAATAATATATTAAGTGTATCTTGATCTCTGTATCCTTCAAGCGGAGAGTTATTGTGCAGGAATATATAACTTTCTCTGAGCAAACTGAGTTGATTTGAGACGAAAAAATAAGTACATTCAACTGAAATGGGGCTCTGGGGGAGACCGCTTGTCCCGTTTCGTTGGTAAGTAACTGATTCCGTGACGGTTGGGTGGTTCTGCGGCCCCCGGCCCGAAGACCTTAACTAAGCCTTCGGAGCTCCATGAGACCAACACTCATTCTCCTCGTGGCACTCGTGCCAACCCTGCTTCTGACTGCGCGCGTTGATGCGGCACATTCTGCCACGACGACGGCATCGTCCGAGACCAAGCAACTCCTGTCTTCTCGCCCGA
The sequence above is a segment of the bacterium genome. Coding sequences within it:
- a CDS encoding YggS family pyridoxal phosphate-dependent enzyme codes for the protein MTAPEIHDPILARHLADAQSRIDAACHRSDREPSAITLIAVTKFFPAETIRKACALGLAHIGENRVQELVDKFGDGELLRESPPLVVHLIGHLQSNKVRKAVQIAATIDSVDSLELAELIERDAAQMGKKLRILIEVNTSGEPQKYGISPEKAIERVERMLPFDHLDIAGLMTIGPNLTEGEAIRRSFRLLRATFEDVRAKLNPPNWTALSMGMSGDYEIAIEEGATEIRLGTALFGPRRNL